From the Cystobacter ferrugineus genome, the window ACCGATGATGACCGTGCGCAGGGAGGCGGGCAGCGTGAGCCCGCCCGTGGAGACGCTGTAGGCCAGCTCGTGCCAGAACGCCGTGGGCAGATCCAACACGGTGATGCCAGCGGCGGTGCAGGCGTCGAGCAGCCGGGGCACGGACTGGAGCATCTCGTCGGTGCGCAGCACCAGCCTCGCGCCGGCGCACAGGGTCAGGAAGATCTCCTCCACGCTGGCGTCGAAGTGCAGCGGGGCGAATTGCAGCACCCGATCCTCGCGGCGCACGCCGTAGCGCGCCGTCGCGCCCGCCACGAAGTGGGCCAGCGCGCCCCGGGTGATCTGCACGCCGTTGGGCTGTCCCGTCGAGCCCGAGGTGTAGATGACATACGCGAGGCGCTCCTCCTCGCTCCGGGGCGTGGACGGGGACGGCTCGCGCGAGGGCTTCTCGTTGCGCCGCACGGTCAGACCGCCGGGAGGCACCGGCTCGGCCTTGGGCTCCGGAGTCTTGGTGGTGGTGACGATCAGCGCGGGCGCGGCGTCCTCGAGGATCGACACCGTGCGGGCCGATGGTCCGAAGGGATCGAGCGGCAGGTAGCCCGCGCCGGCGAACAGCACGCCCAGGCTCGCCACGATCGCGTCGATGCTCCGGGGCACCATCACCGCCACGGGCGAGTCGGGCCGCGCCCCTTCCGCGACGAGCCGCTCTCCGAGGGCCCGGGACGCCTCGAGCAGCTCGCGATAGCTCATGCGATACGGCCCGTGCTCCACCGCCACCGCGTCCGGCTGCTCACGGGCGCGCTCGGCGAGCTGCTCCAGCACCGGGCGCGGGGCGCTCGGCAGTGCCTCGCCCTCGATGAGGGCGGACGTTCCCGTGGAGGCGGCTTCCGTGCCCTCCGCGGCGTGGCCCGCGTGCGTGGACGAGGCCAGGGGGAGGAGCTGGGAGAGGGGCTGTTGGGGAGCGGCGCTCAGCGTGGCCAGCACCTGGAGGAAGTCGCGCTGGTGCGCATCCAGCTCGTCGGCGCCGTAGCAGGCGGGGTTGGCGTCGAAGTCGATCCGCGGCCCACCGCCATCGGCGCGGGCGTACACACCGATGGAGAGATCCTCCACGGGGCCGGCGGAGATGTTGTGCGCGATCCCCGGCATGCCCGCGAAGCGCAGGCCGTAGTCGAACGGCATGATGTTGACCACCGGGCCGAACAGCCGGCGCTGCCCGCCCACCAGCTTCAGGTCCCGGCGGAGCTGCTCATAGCGGTAGCGCAGGTGGGGCCGGATGGCGCGCATCTCCGCCGCCACGCCCCGGGCCAGCTCGAACAGTCCCTGCTCCGGCCGCACGGGCACGCGCAGCGGCACGATGTTCATCGCCATGCACGGCACGCGCAGCGCGGCCGAGCCGAGCCGCGACATCACCGGCAGGCCGAGCACCACCTCCGGCGCTCCCGTCTTCTGGTGCATCCAGGCCGCCGTGGCGGCGAGCACCAGGTCCGGCCAACCCAGGCCCTCCTTGCGCGCCGCCTCCTGGAGCCGCTCCGCTTCCGCCTTCTCCAGGTGATGCGTCTGGCGGACGAAGCGGGGCGACATGGGCTCGGGCCGGGCCAGCGTCACGGGCGTGGGCCGATCCGCCAGGCGTTCCATCCAGAAGGCCCGGTCGAGCGCGAACTGTGGCCCGTTGCGATAGGCGGCGTCCTCCTCCACCACCGGGCCCAGGCGGCGGAACCCCTCCGGAGCGGGACGTCCAGACACCTTCGCGGTGTAGAGCTCCGCCACCCGCCGCGCGAGCAGCGAGAAGCCGAAGCCATCCATGGCGACGTGGTGGACGCGCTGGAACCAGAAGAAGCGATCGGGCGCGGCCTGGAAGAGCGCCTGGGTGAAGAGCGGACCCTGGCGAAGATCGACAGGCCGGGAGAGGTCCGCCCACATCCACTCGAGCGCCGCCGCCCAGGGGTCCCGGGCGCCGCGCAGATCAATCCGGTGCAGCTCCCACTCCGAGAGGTCCGCCACCTGGACAGGACCCTCGGCGCCGGGCACGAAGCGCATGTGCAGGGCCTCGGCCTCCCCCACCGTCTGGCGCACCGCCGCCTCGAAGAGGGCCGCATCCACGGGCCCCTGGATCTCGATGCACTCGCCCGCGTTGTACACGGCGCTCTGGAGGTCGAACTGCTGGCCCGACCAGATTCCGTGCTGTGCCGCGGACAGCGGCAGGGTGATCTTCTGGGTGTCACTCATGATTCGGTCCTCGGGTGGAGAAAGGCGCCCGGCGGGGTGGGGGAGAGGGGCTCAGCGCGTCGTCACGGACTCGGGCTGCCGCGAGCCCGAGGACAACAGCGCGTACCAGTCGGTCAGCGTCGGACGCTCGGCCAGCTCCACGAAGGTGATCTCCGCGCCCTTGCGCCTCCAGCGCTCCACCAGGCTCATGATGCGGATGGAGTCGAGTCCCCGGTCGAGCAGGTTCTCGTCTTCAGCGAGCTCCGAGGGCGGCTGGACCAACAGCTCGGCGACCTCCTCGCGGACGCTCTGGGGGGTGAAGGCCCCCGCGCCCACCGGCCCCAGCATCTCGATGACCCGGTCGGTGACGGTGGTGACGGCGCACAGCTTCGCCGCGTAGTTGAGCGCCATCAGGTGCTGCTCCCGGGAGAAGTCCCCCAGGGCATCGGCGACGAGGAACGGCTGGATCTCGCTCATGAAGCCATCGCTGGCCGTCTGCAGGCAGCCGATGTGGGCGTAGATGCCGGTGATGATGAGCTGATCGCGGCCCTTCTCCTTGAGCATCTCCATCAGCCCCGTGCGGCGGAACGCGCTGTAGCGCCACTTGGTGAGGTGGACGTCTCCCTCGGCGGGCTTCAGCGCGTCGATGATCTGCTCCGGGCCCGGACCGGCGGCGATGCCCATGCCCCAGAAGTCCAGCAGCAGGCCGCGCTGCTCGATGCTCTGCCCGCCGGGCTGGGCGGAATACACCACGGGGATGTCCAGCGCGGTGCAGTGCTGGCGCAGCCGCTGGATGTTCGCCACCAGCTCCGTCACCGGCGACTGGCCGGCCGTGAAGGCCTTCACGAAGTGGTTCTGCATGTCGTGGATCAACAGCACCGCGCGCTTGGGATCGGGCGTCCACGACACCTTGTTCTGGGGCAGCTCGGCCGCGCCGGGCATGGTGTAGGGGGCAATGGCGGGAAGGGCCATGACGTGA encodes:
- a CDS encoding isochorismatase family protein, with the translated sequence MALPAIAPYTMPGAAELPQNKVSWTPDPKRAVLLIHDMQNHFVKAFTAGQSPVTELVANIQRLRQHCTALDIPVVYSAQPGGQSIEQRGLLLDFWGMGIAAGPGPEQIIDALKPAEGDVHLTKWRYSAFRRTGLMEMLKEKGRDQLIITGIYAHIGCLQTASDGFMSEIQPFLVADALGDFSREQHLMALNYAAKLCAVTTVTDRVIEMLGPVGAGAFTPQSVREEVAELLVQPPSELAEDENLLDRGLDSIRIMSLVERWRRKGAEITFVELAERPTLTDWYALLSSGSRQPESVTTR
- the mxcG gene encoding myxochelin non-ribosomal peptide synthetase MxcG — its product is MSDTQKITLPLSAAQHGIWSGQQFDLQSAVYNAGECIEIQGPVDAALFEAAVRQTVGEAEALHMRFVPGAEGPVQVADLSEWELHRIDLRGARDPWAAALEWMWADLSRPVDLRQGPLFTQALFQAAPDRFFWFQRVHHVAMDGFGFSLLARRVAELYTAKVSGRPAPEGFRRLGPVVEEDAAYRNGPQFALDRAFWMERLADRPTPVTLARPEPMSPRFVRQTHHLEKAEAERLQEAARKEGLGWPDLVLAATAAWMHQKTGAPEVVLGLPVMSRLGSAALRVPCMAMNIVPLRVPVRPEQGLFELARGVAAEMRAIRPHLRYRYEQLRRDLKLVGGQRRLFGPVVNIMPFDYGLRFAGMPGIAHNISAGPVEDLSIGVYARADGGGPRIDFDANPACYGADELDAHQRDFLQVLATLSAAPQQPLSQLLPLASSTHAGHAAEGTEAASTGTSALIEGEALPSAPRPVLEQLAERAREQPDAVAVEHGPYRMSYRELLEASRALGERLVAEGARPDSPVAVMVPRSIDAIVASLGVLFAGAGYLPLDPFGPSARTVSILEDAAPALIVTTTKTPEPKAEPVPPGGLTVRRNEKPSREPSPSTPRSEEERLAYVIYTSGSTGQPNGVQITRGALAHFVAGATARYGVRREDRVLQFAPLHFDASVEEIFLTLCAGARLVLRTDEMLQSVPRLLDACTAAGITVLDLPTAFWHELAYSVSTGGLTLPASLRTVIIGGEAALPERVARWRAAVGSGVQLLNTYGPTEATVVATVATLSGPQTDAASDEVPIGRPLPGVSAVLLDKSGRPAAPGTEGELYLLGGGLARGYLGRPELDAVRFTVLGQLPGRPRAYRTGDTARLREDGQLVFVGRVDDEFKISGHRIDPTEIETVLLGLPGVKDAAVVGQILPGGTRRLCAHVVATSPVPTAAELRRHLLGALPAPMVPGAFVFSERLPRTSNGKVDRAELRRKMAAEGSTTSTDAATDLEREILHIWEQVLGVSGVTAQDDFFELGGQSLQSIQVANRLGVALGREVPVATVFRHPTAAGLAQALEHGSGPQAQAGGLTAAMLADAELPEELVPRTLANNKNPVSPAPPRQVLLTGATGFVGAHLLDQLLRQTHARVVCLVRARDEAQAMERIRTALVGQGLATDGLAERVLALPADLSQPWLGLGATRFHGLAAECDVVYHNAAVVSVVREYGSLKAVNVGGTRELLRLAAAVRPKPLHYVSTLAVAPPSNLQPEVPEDFVPAHPGLLDGYQRSKWIAERLVQQAGERGLPVAVYRLGRVVGASTTGIVNPQDLVWRILLAGIPAGVLPQMDVHETWTPVDYVARAIVRLSLVSRTGPVFNLAPHPDVRLSDVFQWVREYGYRVDTCPLPEWRERLARRADNADNSATMAFFDLRAGSADATFGLGHIRCEQLTRSLADSGISCPSPDRALMDRYLNDCVARGLLPRP